One part of the Aurantibacillus circumpalustris genome encodes these proteins:
- a CDS encoding CofH family radical SAM protein: protein MTVDSLLERALKFDFLSIEEGVFLFENAATADLAFVANELKKIQKKNSNKVTWQIDRNLNTTNVCIANCKFCNFYRIPGHKESYITDIKTYKKKIEETIKYGGDQLLLQGGHHPDLGLSFYTNLFKEIKSHFPQIKLHSLGPPEIAHITKLEKSTHTEVLKALVEAGLNSLPGAGAEILNDRVRRLISKGKCTGREWLEVMKAAHQLNITTSATMMFGHVETIYERFEHLVWIREVQAQKPAHAKGFLAFIPWPFMDDGTLLKRVKGVKNTVTSDEYIRMLALSRIMLPNIENIQASWLTVGKATAQICLHSGANDFGSIMIEENVVSAAGAPHRFTYKTIQESIQDAGFEPQLRNQQYEYRELPEGIEEQIVNY, encoded by the coding sequence ATGACAGTTGATTCACTCTTAGAACGCGCACTCAAATTTGATTTTTTGAGTATTGAAGAAGGAGTTTTTCTTTTTGAAAACGCAGCAACCGCAGATCTAGCTTTTGTTGCGAATGAATTAAAAAAAATTCAAAAGAAAAACTCAAACAAGGTTACCTGGCAAATAGACAGAAACCTAAACACCACCAATGTTTGTATAGCGAATTGTAAATTTTGTAATTTTTACAGAATACCTGGTCATAAAGAATCCTACATAACTGACATAAAAACGTATAAGAAAAAAATTGAAGAAACAATTAAATACGGAGGTGATCAATTGTTATTGCAAGGCGGACATCATCCTGATTTAGGCTTATCGTTTTATACTAATTTATTCAAAGAAATTAAATCACATTTTCCGCAAATAAAACTACACTCTCTCGGTCCTCCAGAAATTGCCCATATCACTAAGCTAGAAAAAAGCACCCATACAGAAGTTTTAAAAGCGCTTGTAGAAGCAGGTTTGAACAGTTTACCAGGCGCAGGCGCAGAAATATTGAACGACCGTGTTCGCCGTTTAATTAGTAAAGGGAAGTGCACAGGACGTGAATGGTTGGAGGTAATGAAGGCTGCCCATCAACTGAACATCACAACTAGTGCTACGATGATGTTTGGTCATGTTGAAACCATTTATGAACGTTTTGAACATTTGGTTTGGATACGTGAAGTCCAGGCTCAAAAACCCGCCCACGCGAAAGGATTTTTAGCTTTTATTCCCTGGCCCTTTATGGATGATGGTACTTTATTAAAACGTGTAAAAGGCGTTAAGAATACAGTAACTTCTGATGAATACATTCGCATGTTGGCACTTAGTCGGATAATGCTTCCAAATATTGAAAATATACAAGCAAGTTGGTTAACAGTTGGTAAGGCTACAGCTCAAATTTGCCTACATTCTGGCGCAAATGATTTTGGAAGTATCATGATTGAAGAAAATGTTGTAAGTGCTGCAGGAGCACCACATAGATTTACTTACAAAACCATTCAAGAATCAATTCAAGATGCGGGGTTCGAACCTCAATTACGGAATCAACAATACGAATACCGTGAGTTGCCAGAAGGAATCGAAGAACAAATAGTAAATTATTGA
- the purT gene encoding formate-dependent phosphoribosylglycinamide formyltransferase, with translation MQKKIMLLGSGELGKELVIALQRLGEYVIAVDSYTSAPAMQVAHTFEVINMLDGDALDKIVTKHKPDLIVPEIEAIRTERFYDYEKQGITVVPSAKAANFTMNRKAIRDLASKTLGLRTAKYQYATTLEEFKVAVSAVGIPCVVKPLMSSSGKGQSIVKTESDIEKSWTYAMEGSRGDSKEIIIEEFIKFDSEITLLTVTQKEGPTLFCPPIGHRQERGDYQESWQPCAISDKDLKEAQSMAEKVTRELTGAGIWGIEFFLTPNGVYFSELSPRPHDTGMVTLANTQNYNEFELHARAILGLPIPEIELIKQGASAVVLAEKEGGLPAYTGVVEVLKNTNTDIKIFNKPTTRPYRRMAVVLCNDQVNADVIKTKEKAMKLAVQIKLVYS, from the coding sequence ATGCAAAAAAAAATAATGCTGCTTGGCAGCGGAGAGCTCGGAAAAGAATTAGTTATTGCTTTACAGCGATTAGGAGAATATGTTATTGCTGTTGATAGCTATACTAGTGCTCCTGCCATGCAAGTAGCTCATACGTTTGAAGTGATTAATATGCTCGATGGCGATGCCTTGGATAAAATTGTAACGAAGCATAAACCTGATTTGATTGTACCCGAAATTGAAGCCATAAGAACAGAACGTTTTTATGATTATGAAAAACAAGGAATAACGGTTGTGCCAAGTGCGAAAGCAGCAAACTTCACCATGAATAGAAAAGCAATTCGCGACCTAGCATCTAAAACGCTTGGTTTAAGAACGGCAAAATACCAATACGCAACAACGCTCGAAGAATTTAAAGTGGCGGTTAGTGCAGTTGGAATTCCCTGTGTAGTAAAGCCTTTAATGAGCAGCAGCGGTAAAGGCCAGAGCATTGTTAAAACAGAGTCCGATATTGAAAAAAGCTGGACCTATGCCATGGAAGGTTCGCGCGGAGATTCCAAAGAAATTATTATTGAAGAGTTTATAAAATTTGATTCTGAAATAACGCTGTTAACAGTAACGCAAAAAGAAGGGCCAACATTATTCTGTCCTCCTATTGGGCACAGGCAGGAACGTGGAGACTACCAAGAGAGCTGGCAGCCATGTGCTATCAGCGACAAGGATTTGAAGGAAGCTCAGAGCATGGCTGAGAAAGTAACCCGAGAATTAACTGGTGCTGGTATTTGGGGCATTGAATTTTTTCTAACGCCTAACGGAGTTTATTTTAGTGAACTATCTCCTCGTCCACACGATACAGGCATGGTAACTCTAGCCAACACACAAAATTATAATGAGTTTGAATTACATGCTCGCGCAATTTTAGGATTACCAATTCCTGAAATTGAATTAATAAAGCAAGGCGCGTCAGCAGTTGTATTGGCAGAAAAAGAAGGCGGATTACCTGCTTATACAGGAGTAGTTGAAGTGCTTAAAAACACCAATACTGATATTAAAATATTTAATAAGCCAACTACACGCCCATATAGACGCATGGCGGTTGTTTTATGTAATGATCAAGTAAATGCAGACGTCATAAAAACGAAAGAGAAGGCAATGAAGCTTGCTGTGCAAATCAAATTAGTTTATTCATGA
- the cysQ gene encoding 3'(2'),5'-bisphosphate nucleotidase CysQ encodes MDTKDLLKLAINAAFIAGDEILKIYNTDFYVETKSDNTPVTLADKTSGEFITKILSASNIPVISEEEEILDYAIRKTWPQVWIVDPLDGTKEYVKRNGEFAVNIALVEDNKPVIGIIYAPVAKDIYFGYKNGGSYKITQHDMIRELSKKNLIDHLFEFAKKLPSQKLPKTYTVVGSRSHLSREINEHVSKLKNLYGDVDMISVGSSIKQCWVAEGKAHEYSRYGTTMEWDTAAGQCILEEAGCQLIDLGTNLPMVYNREEMKNNYFIAKCKTF; translated from the coding sequence ATGGACACTAAAGATCTTTTAAAACTTGCGATTAATGCGGCTTTTATAGCTGGCGACGAAATTCTTAAAATTTACAATACCGATTTTTACGTTGAAACAAAATCAGACAATACTCCAGTAACGTTGGCAGATAAAACTTCTGGTGAATTCATTACAAAAATATTGTCTGCCTCAAATATTCCCGTTATTAGTGAAGAAGAAGAGATTTTAGACTACGCCATACGAAAAACATGGCCTCAAGTATGGATTGTAGACCCTCTTGATGGAACAAAAGAATACGTGAAACGAAATGGAGAATTTGCAGTTAACATTGCCCTTGTAGAAGATAACAAACCTGTAATTGGTATAATTTATGCTCCTGTTGCTAAGGATATTTATTTTGGTTACAAAAATGGTGGTAGTTACAAAATAACCCAACACGATATGATTAGAGAGCTTTCTAAAAAAAATCTAATTGATCATCTTTTTGAATTTGCTAAAAAACTACCATCACAAAAATTACCCAAAACGTATACCGTTGTTGGAAGTCGTTCGCACCTTAGCAGAGAAATAAATGAACATGTAAGTAAATTAAAAAATTTATACGGAGACGTAGATATGATCAGCGTTGGTAGCAGCATTAAACAGTGCTGGGTTGCCGAAGGTAAAGCTCATGAATATTCACGTTATGGAACAACCATGGAGTGGGACACCGCTGCGGGGCAGTGTATTCTTGAAGAAGCCGGATGTCAACTTATAGACCTCGGTACAAATTTGCCAATGGTATACAATAGAGAGGAAATGAAAAACAATTACTTTATAGCCAAGTGCAAAACGTTTTAA
- a CDS encoding alpha/beta hydrolase, with product MEIVYTIPGLGTDRNLFKNISIPQHSLKILEWPKPEPAFTLSDYAKTFIDQIDKSTPINMMGVSFGGMLCCEIADLIQVKKLVLISSCKTREELPIRIKFLKIFPLHKLVRDSGYRKLVSKLSWFIGFEKNDLFEFKQMAQSMPPNYFKYCIDMIINWPRKYNSQTIYHIHGLADRLLPSSKIKNFEPIKNGNHAMVVYKAHELNSILKKVFNGH from the coding sequence TTGGAGATAGTTTACACCATACCTGGATTAGGCACTGATAGAAATCTTTTTAAGAATATTTCCATACCTCAGCATTCTCTAAAAATACTTGAATGGCCTAAACCTGAACCCGCCTTTACACTCAGCGATTACGCAAAAACCTTCATTGATCAAATTGATAAGTCTACCCCAATAAACATGATGGGTGTTTCATTTGGAGGTATGTTATGTTGCGAAATTGCCGATTTAATTCAAGTGAAAAAACTTGTTTTGATCTCATCCTGTAAAACGAGAGAGGAACTACCCATTCGCATAAAATTTTTAAAAATATTTCCGCTTCATAAATTAGTAAGAGACAGTGGTTACCGTAAACTAGTATCCAAACTAAGTTGGTTTATTGGTTTTGAAAAAAATGATTTGTTTGAGTTTAAGCAAATGGCTCAATCAATGCCGCCAAATTATTTTAAATATTGTATTGATATGATTATTAATTGGCCGAGAAAATACAATTCGCAAACAATTTATCATATACATGGCTTGGCAGATCGTTTATTACCATCGAGTAAAATAAAAAATTTTGAACCCATAAAAAATGGTAATCATGCCATGGTTGTGTATAAAGCACATGAACTTAATTCTATACTAAAAAAAGTATTTAATGGACACTAA
- a CDS encoding rhodanese-like domain-containing protein: MKKLITLSLFCLSFTLGAQTIVKNVDAVTFKKLIDEKQSILIDLRTSDEINSKGMIKGARQIDFFAKDAESQLLKLDKKKTYLVYCAGGGRSGECVDLMKKNGFKEVVNLEKGFDDWKRKGLEIEKK; the protein is encoded by the coding sequence ATGAAAAAACTTATTACACTTAGCCTTTTTTGCCTAAGCTTCACTTTAGGCGCACAAACTATTGTAAAAAATGTAGACGCCGTAACATTCAAAAAACTGATCGATGAAAAACAGTCGATCCTTATCGATCTTAGAACTTCAGATGAAATTAACTCTAAGGGAATGATAAAGGGGGCTCGCCAAATTGATTTTTTTGCAAAAGATGCTGAGTCGCAACTTTTAAAACTAGATAAGAAAAAAACGTATTTAGTTTATTGTGCGGGTGGCGGAAGAAGCGGAGAGTGCGTTGACCTAATGAAAAAGAATGGCTTTAAAGAAGTTGTAAATCTTGAAAAAGGTTTTGATGATTGGAAGAGAAAAGGATTAGAGATAGAAAAAAAATAA
- a CDS encoding substrate-binding periplasmic protein, whose product MKKFSLIIILTLSFFVGKTQSLDSLTINYYENFPYAYLESGKLRGIEIDIIEEYVNWLKAKKGITLVLNYKPYNEFSAFYNSVKNGSSKIIGLGSVTTNADREKEVSISAPYLQNVAVLITAGKVHTVKEKNQTEVTKVFSGLNAMVVNNSSHMVYMNSIKRTFIPNLKIESTESQNKVLEKISNDHTFFGYVDIVAYWAYLKNNPSKFLKIQKVFNEPKEYLGFIMPKESLYKSSLNEFFESGFGFTSTKSYHQILEKYLGYEIIESVEIK is encoded by the coding sequence ATGAAAAAATTCAGTTTAATAATTATTTTGACACTTTCATTTTTTGTTGGAAAAACGCAATCTCTGGATTCGCTAACAATTAATTATTATGAAAATTTTCCTTACGCCTATTTGGAGTCAGGAAAGTTGAGAGGCATAGAGATTGATATTATTGAGGAATATGTCAACTGGTTAAAAGCGAAAAAAGGCATAACCCTTGTTCTGAACTATAAACCGTATAACGAGTTTAGTGCGTTTTATAACTCTGTTAAGAATGGTAGTTCTAAAATAATTGGTTTAGGTTCGGTAACTACTAATGCCGATAGAGAAAAAGAAGTTTCTATTTCTGCGCCGTATTTGCAGAATGTGGCTGTATTGATTACTGCCGGGAAAGTCCATACTGTCAAAGAAAAAAACCAAACAGAAGTCACAAAAGTCTTCAGTGGTTTAAATGCTATGGTGGTGAATAATTCAAGTCACATGGTGTATATGAACAGCATTAAAAGGACATTTATACCGAACTTAAAAATAGAATCTACTGAGTCTCAAAATAAAGTATTAGAAAAAATAAGCAACGATCACACTTTTTTTGGTTACGTTGATATTGTTGCCTACTGGGCGTACCTAAAAAACAATCCGTCTAAGTTTTTAAAAATTCAGAAAGTATTCAACGAACCAAAAGAATATCTTGGGTTTATTATGCCGAAAGAAAGTTTGTACAAAAGTTCTTTAAACGAATTTTTTGAAAGCGGATTTGGATTCACATCCACAAAATCGTACCACCAGATTTTAGAAAAATATCTGGGATATGAAATAATAGAATCGGTAGAGATAAAATAA
- a CDS encoding RsmB/NOP family class I SAM-dependent RNA methyltransferase: MKLYKNLVNSVAATVQEIFIKNRYADKALEKVFKQNPQWGSRDRRFVAEGVYDIVRNFRLYSELADSQTNFWFITAVWLVVKKVEIPDWQEFKHVDVPYILAHQESLKTNVPLYESYPDWLWELGCNELGEETWLKQAVAMNEQASVFLRVNALKTNKQKLSEALLADKIETSSVENVENALRLSKRENVFQTKTFKEGWFEVQDAGSQLISEFLDPKTNDLVIDACAGAGGKSLHLSALMKNKGKVISLDIEAWKLEELKKRAKRAGASNIETRVIEPDQTINKLHNKATKLLLDVPCSGLGVLKRNPDAKWKLTAETIERTKKIQESILSDYSKMLSTGGLMVYSTCSILPSENQHQVSTFLNNNANFELLKDSTLLPSEGFDGFYMALLKKTS, translated from the coding sequence ATGAAACTTTATAAAAACCTTGTTAATTCCGTTGCAGCAACTGTTCAAGAAATATTTATTAAAAACAGATATGCAGATAAGGCGCTTGAAAAAGTATTCAAACAAAACCCACAATGGGGAAGCAGAGACAGGCGCTTTGTTGCAGAAGGAGTTTATGATATTGTTAGAAATTTTCGTTTATACAGCGAGTTAGCCGATTCTCAAACCAATTTTTGGTTTATAACAGCAGTTTGGCTTGTGGTTAAAAAAGTTGAAATACCAGATTGGCAAGAGTTTAAACACGTTGACGTTCCTTATATTTTAGCACACCAAGAAAGTTTAAAAACAAATGTACCACTCTATGAATCTTACCCAGATTGGCTTTGGGAATTAGGCTGTAACGAATTAGGAGAAGAAACTTGGTTAAAACAAGCTGTTGCGATGAACGAACAAGCTTCGGTTTTTTTACGTGTAAACGCACTTAAAACAAATAAACAAAAACTTTCTGAAGCATTACTCGCAGATAAAATTGAAACATCCTCTGTTGAAAATGTCGAAAACGCTTTACGCTTATCAAAACGTGAAAATGTTTTCCAAACAAAAACTTTTAAAGAAGGTTGGTTCGAAGTGCAAGACGCCGGTTCACAACTTATCAGCGAGTTTCTCGATCCTAAGACTAACGATTTAGTTATTGACGCTTGCGCCGGCGCAGGTGGAAAAAGCCTGCACCTTTCTGCTTTAATGAAAAACAAAGGGAAAGTTATTAGTCTTGATATAGAGGCTTGGAAACTTGAAGAATTAAAAAAACGCGCCAAACGCGCAGGCGCTTCTAATATTGAAACCCGAGTGATTGAACCCGATCAAACAATTAATAAACTGCATAACAAAGCAACCAAACTATTATTAGATGTTCCTTGTAGTGGCTTGGGCGTTCTCAAACGTAACCCTGATGCCAAATGGAAATTGACAGCAGAAACGATTGAGCGGACAAAAAAAATACAGGAAAGTATTTTATCGGACTATTCAAAAATGCTCTCTACTGGTGGGCTTATGGTATATAGCACCTGCAGCATTCTGCCAAGTGAAAACCAACATCAAGTCAGTACGTTTTTAAACAACAACGCTAATTTTGAATTGCTAAAAGATAGCACGCTTTTACCAAGCGAAGGGTTTGATGGCTTTTACATGGCCTTACTTAAAAAAACTTCTTAG